ATGGCCTTCATATACGCCACGTCGTCCACCGTGGCCTGTGACCGGAGCAGCCACAGCGCCCCGGCAAACACGGCGACGCTGCCGAGCAGGATGCCTAGATTGACCCGGGTGTTCTTGTACATGTTCAGCATGTACCCGAGCATGATCACGGCCATCGTCGCGCCCATGTAGATCGCCATCCATACCCGCGTCTGGCTGAAGAACACATGTTCGAGCCGGTAGGTGTTCAGGTACATCAACCCGTACATCACGATGGTAGACGTGACGATCATGGCCGCAAAGCGGCCATAGGGGCTGCCCATTTTCCCCATCGGTTTTTCGCCTGAGCCCTGGGATGCTCCCTGGCGGTTCATGGATTCGTTCATCGTTGACTCCTTGACAGGAAAAACCGCCTGCCCACGTGCACCCTGTGGCAGACGGCGCTAACCTGCTCAGGCGGTCAGGCGCTCAGGCCGCCGAGCATCTTCTGGCACGCCTGCTCACAGCGGCGGCACGACTCGGCGCAGACCGCGCAGTGCTTCATGTCCATTTTTTCGGCATGCTGCTGGCATTCGTCGCCGCAAGCCTTGCAGGCCGCCAGGCAGGCCTGGAGCTGGGCACGGATCACGCCCATGTCAGGCTGGGTCTGACGCACGAGAACGCGTCCGGTGGTGGTGCAGATGTCGGCGCAGTCCAGGTTGAGGCGGATGCAGTGGGTCAGGTGCCCAGCGTGTTCGGTCTCGCCCAGGCAGGCGTCGGCGCAGGAGGTGCAGACCTGAGCACACTCGAAACAGGCCTCGATGCATTCGGTTAGGGCATTCATGTCAAAGGGCGACTGGCCAATCTGGGGATGCGTCTGCAGCATACGGGTCACGGCCGAGCTGGCGTTCTGGGTCATGGAAAAACCTCCGGGAGAATGGGCACGAAGTGGGCTGTTCACGAACCGTTCGCTCAACAGCGTAAGCAGCGGGGTGTTAAGCCCGTGTAAAGTGCCCGGTTCCCTCAATGCTGTCTCAAGACGGCGCAGGCTGAACGGGTGTGCGCCGGAGGCCCTGCAAGCGGTTCAGCGACGGCGCGTTCAGGCTCACACTGACCGTCCTGTCGCTCATCAGCAGGCCGGCTCGCTCCGGGCGCAGCAGGATGCCCGGCAAAACAAACAAAGCTCCGGCCGCGAAGGGAATGGCCGGTAGGGTGTCCCCAGCCGCCCAGAACAGGTTGTGTTTGATCTTGTCGCGCACCCGCCACGCCAGCGTCACGGCCTCACGACACTGGCCGGATCGCGACGGACCAGGACCACGTCTGCCGTCACTACCGCCACCTCCCCCACGCACGGCAAGGCCCACATCTGCCTGTACCGGCGCAGGAACATCGTTGACGCCGTCACAGAGGATGGCCACAACGCGGCCCTGGACCTGCAACAGCTTGATCAGCCCTGAGGTCTCTTCCAGCAATACGTCAGCCATCACTGGCTCCAGGCCCAGTTCGCGGGCCACGGCCTCAGCCATGCGCCGAGTGTTGTCCGTCAACATCACGGTCTGAATGCCCAGGTGATGCAGGGCCTTCACGGCCACCTTTACCGAAAGGCGCACCCGGTCCGACACCGCGACGAGGCTGACGAGCTGACCATCTGCGACGACGACCATGGAGCTCTTGCCGTCTGCCGCCAAGGTCTCGGCTACCCGCACCAGAGAACCGAGCGGCACCTTCTCCCTGGCCATCAGCTTGCGGTTGCCGATCAGGACGCTCCTGCCTGTCAGCTGTCCGGGCACCCCCTGTCCCGGCACCGACTCGAACTCCTGCACCTTGCTCAGCACCACGTCCTTCTTTGCTGCCCAGCGTGATCAGCATCCTGGATCAGAGGAGAGCGAAGCCGCCGTTCAGGAGAACTGGATTCAAGGTGCCTCCGCAGGAGAGACAGACTTCGGGTGCCACCCTGCTCAGTTCCCGTCACTCAGCACCCGTAAAGGCCTTGACGCCCTTCGCCATTGCCCTTTACACGAGCTT
This region of Deinococcus humi genomic DNA includes:
- a CDS encoding DUF305 domain-containing protein, which translates into the protein MNESMNRQGASQGSGEKPMGKMGSPYGRFAAMIVTSTIVMYGLMYLNTYRLEHVFFSQTRVWMAIYMGATMAVIMLGYMLNMYKNTRVNLGILLGSVAVFAGALWLLRSQATVDDVAYMKAMIPHHSIAILTSNRAQIKDPRVRELADEIIEAQVREIAEMKALIADLESKD
- a CDS encoding four-helix bundle copper-binding protein, encoding MTQNASSAVTRMLQTHPQIGQSPFDMNALTECIEACFECAQVCTSCADACLGETEHAGHLTHCIRLNLDCADICTTTGRVLVRQTQPDMGVIRAQLQACLAACKACGDECQQHAEKMDMKHCAVCAESCRRCEQACQKMLGGLSA
- a CDS encoding HAD-IC family P-type ATPase gives rise to the protein MVLSKVQEFESVPGQGVPGQLTGRSVLIGNRKLMAREKVPLGSLVRVAETLAADGKSSMVVVADGQLVSLVAVSDRVRLSVKVAVKALHHLGIQTVMLTDNTRRMAEAVARELGLEPVMADVLLEETSGLIKLLQVQGRVVAILCDGVNDVPAPVQADVGLAVRGGGGGSDGRRGPGPSRSGQCREAVTLAWRVRDKIKHNLFWAAGDTLPAIPFAAGALFVLPGILLRPERAGLLMSDRTVSVSLNAPSLNRLQGLRRTPVQPAPS